Proteins found in one Sorghum bicolor cultivar BTx623 chromosome 1, Sorghum_bicolor_NCBIv3, whole genome shotgun sequence genomic segment:
- the LOC8079703 gene encoding uncharacterized protein LOC8079703 isoform X3 — protein sequence MDFDSLPRRELQALCKSNGIRANMSNAAMAEALRCLPSVDRTDEIGRTVPPPPPPPMSAMKEVTNMEEQTHGSLLPRGGRARAKTRMVAAGNTEEDVADQASLTLQGCQRTVARKAAVPPETAEVIREEQEHGRPRGGRARGKTRKAGARKTEEEKDVVPAPNTLPGNKRTVAEEAAAASVDAEEVAVGMRMRRSARSKVKIVLDQKEEDVQAAVRKEHKGAIASAVVSDKRCGYSEEHAVVIAVEEEVAKTQEGQNMTKRAAPYKTHEDLQQDQRMVKEVAAAKKRTRRSTKSKVAAAARKGQKADSSDTTVGPEVDPKEDEVVPKVEECTKPQEGKNETRKATVYKAREEVQPGQVTIAPEAMAAVPQEGQNVTRRAAPHKTHEDLQQDQRPAEEVAMAKKRTRRSTRSKVTTAARKGQKADSSDTTIGSEVDPNEHEVVPKVEEAAKPQEGENETRKVTVYKAQEEVQPGQVTVAPEAIAAVEAEEVATAKRKRRRPTRSKVRVAACKDQKVNEPTVSDDPKEEQVVQVVEEGPTKPNEEEREQISNVRPFASLPKLVDSPILGVVSKPNAADASDKVAVADEEAIKEDDFTFTGEADLSKLLVNTLDRFAKPMYVSTDKEEKKGSECWWMLL from the exons atggattTCGATTCCCTCCCTCGCCGAGAGCTCCAGGCGCTCTGCAAGAGCAATGGCATCCGTGCGAACATGTCCAACGCGGCCATGGCGGAAGCGCTTCGGTGTCTCCCCTCG GTGGACAGGACCGACGAGATCGGGAGgacggtgccgccgccgccgccgccgccgatgtcGGCGATGAAGGAGGTGACTAATATGGAGGAGCAGACGCACGGGTCTCTGCTCCCCCGGGGCGGCCGTGCGCGAGCCAAAACAAGGATGGTCGCAGCGGGTAATACGGAAGAGGATGTGGCAGACCAAGCCAGCTTAACCTTGCAGGGGTGCCAGAGGACGGTGGCACGGAAGGCTGCGGTGCCCCCGGAAACGGCAGAGGTGATCAGAGAGGAGCAGGAGCACGGGCGCCCTCGCGGTGGCCGTGCACGGGGGAAGACAAGGAAGGCCGGGGCACGTAAgacggaggaggagaaggacgTGGTGCCGGCCCCAAACACCTTGCCGGGGAACAAGAGGACGGTGGCAGAGGAGGCTGCCGCGGCATCTGTGGATGCGGAAGAGGTGGCCGTAGGAATGAGGATGAGAAGGTCAGCGAGATCCAAGGTGAAGATCGTGTTGGATCAGAAAGAGGAGGACGTACAAGCGGCAGTCCGGAAGGAGCACAAAG GGGCCATTGCGTCTGCAGTAGTTTCAGATAAGAGGTGCGGTTATTCTGAAGAGCATGCAGTAGTCATTGCGGTGGAAGAAGAGGTCGCAAAGACACAGGAAGGTCAAAACATGACGAAGAGAGCTGCACCATATAAGACACATGAGGATTTGCAGCAGGATCAGAGGATGGTGAAAGAGGTGGCTGCGGCGAAGAAAAGGACGAGAAGGTCCACAAAATCCAAGGTAGCAGCGGCAGCACGCAAGGGGCAGAAAG CTGATTCTTCTGACACAACCGTTGGGCCTGAAGTTGATCCTAAAGAGGACGAAGTTGTTCCCAAGGTGGAGGAGTGCACAAAACCACAGGAAGGCAAGAATGAGACAAGGAAGGCCACAGTGTACAAGGCACGAGAGGAGGTGCAGCCAGGCCAGGTGACAATAGCACCAGAGGCTATGGCAGCTGTGCCACAGGAAGGTCAAAACGTGACGAGGAGAGCCGCACCACATAAGACACATGAGGATTTGCAGCAAGATCAGAGGCCGGCGGAAGAGGTGGCCATGGCGAAGAAAAGGACGAGAAGGTCCACAAGATCCAAGGTTACAACAGCAGCACGGAAGGGGCAGAAAG CTGATTCTTCTGACACAACCATAGGGTCTGAAGTTGATCCTAATGAGCATGAAGTTGTTCCCAAGGTGGAGGAGGCCGCAAAACCACAGGAAGGCGAGAATGAGACAAGGAAGGTCACAGTGTATAAGGCACAGGAGGAGGTGCAGCCAGGCCAGGTGACAGTGGCACCAGAGGCTATAGCAGCTGTGGAGGCAGAAGAAGTGGCCACGGCAAAGAGAAAGAGAaggaggccaacaagatccAAGGTGAGGGTGGCGGCATGTAAGGACCAGAAAG TCAACGAGCCTACAGTAAGTGATGATCCTAAGGAAGAGCAGGTGGTTCAGGTAGTGGAGGAAGGGCCAACAAAGCCCAATGAAG AAGAACGAGAGCAAATCAGTAATGTTCGGCCGTTTGCTTCCCTGCCAAAACTGGTGGATTCACCAATCCTTGGCGTTGTGTCCAAGCCCAATGCAGCAGATGCTTCTGACAAGGTAGCAGTTGCAGATGAGGAGgctatcaaggaagatgatttCACTTTCACTGGTGAGGCTGATCTGTCCAAGCTTCTTGTCAACACACTTGACAGATTTGCAAAGCCTATGTATGTGTCCACAGACAAAGAGGAGAAGAAAGGTAGTGAGTGTTGGTGGATGCTTCTATAA
- the LOC8079703 gene encoding uncharacterized protein LOC8079703 isoform X5, translating into MDFDSLPRRELQALCKSNGIRANMSNAAMAEALRCLPSVDRTDEIGRTVPPPPPPPMSAMKEVTNMEEQTHGSLLPRGGRARAKTRMVAAGNTEEDVADQASLTLQGCQRTVARKAAVPPETAEVIREEQEHGRPRGGRARGKTRKAGARKTEEEKDVVPAPNTLPGNKRTVAEEAAAASVDAEEVAVGMRMRRSARSKVKIVLDQKEEDVQAAVRKEHKGAIASAVVSDKRCGYSEEHAVVIAVEEEVAKTQEGQNMTKRAAPYKTHEDLQQDQRMVKEVAAAKKRTRRSTKSKVAAAARKGQKADSSDTTVGPEVDPKEDEVVPKVEECTKPQEGKNETRKATVYKAREEVQPGQVTIAPEAMAAVPQEGQNVTRRAAPHKTHEDLQQDQRPAEEVAMAKKRTRRSTRSKVTTAARKGQKGSEVDPNEHEVVPKVEEAAKPQEGENETRKVTVYKAQEEVQPGQVTVAPEAIAAVEAEEVATAKRKRRRPTRSKVRVAACKDQKADSSDAVNEPTVSDDPKEEQVVQVVEEGPTKPNEEEREQISNVRPFASLPKLVDSPILGVVSKPNAADASDKVAVADEEAIKEDDFTFTGEADLSKLLVNTLDRFAKPMYVSTDKEEKKGSECWWMLL; encoded by the exons atggattTCGATTCCCTCCCTCGCCGAGAGCTCCAGGCGCTCTGCAAGAGCAATGGCATCCGTGCGAACATGTCCAACGCGGCCATGGCGGAAGCGCTTCGGTGTCTCCCCTCG GTGGACAGGACCGACGAGATCGGGAGgacggtgccgccgccgccgccgccgccgatgtcGGCGATGAAGGAGGTGACTAATATGGAGGAGCAGACGCACGGGTCTCTGCTCCCCCGGGGCGGCCGTGCGCGAGCCAAAACAAGGATGGTCGCAGCGGGTAATACGGAAGAGGATGTGGCAGACCAAGCCAGCTTAACCTTGCAGGGGTGCCAGAGGACGGTGGCACGGAAGGCTGCGGTGCCCCCGGAAACGGCAGAGGTGATCAGAGAGGAGCAGGAGCACGGGCGCCCTCGCGGTGGCCGTGCACGGGGGAAGACAAGGAAGGCCGGGGCACGTAAgacggaggaggagaaggacgTGGTGCCGGCCCCAAACACCTTGCCGGGGAACAAGAGGACGGTGGCAGAGGAGGCTGCCGCGGCATCTGTGGATGCGGAAGAGGTGGCCGTAGGAATGAGGATGAGAAGGTCAGCGAGATCCAAGGTGAAGATCGTGTTGGATCAGAAAGAGGAGGACGTACAAGCGGCAGTCCGGAAGGAGCACAAAG GGGCCATTGCGTCTGCAGTAGTTTCAGATAAGAGGTGCGGTTATTCTGAAGAGCATGCAGTAGTCATTGCGGTGGAAGAAGAGGTCGCAAAGACACAGGAAGGTCAAAACATGACGAAGAGAGCTGCACCATATAAGACACATGAGGATTTGCAGCAGGATCAGAGGATGGTGAAAGAGGTGGCTGCGGCGAAGAAAAGGACGAGAAGGTCCACAAAATCCAAGGTAGCAGCGGCAGCACGCAAGGGGCAGAAAG CTGATTCTTCTGACACAACCGTTGGGCCTGAAGTTGATCCTAAAGAGGACGAAGTTGTTCCCAAGGTGGAGGAGTGCACAAAACCACAGGAAGGCAAGAATGAGACAAGGAAGGCCACAGTGTACAAGGCACGAGAGGAGGTGCAGCCAGGCCAGGTGACAATAGCACCAGAGGCTATGGCAGCTGTGCCACAGGAAGGTCAAAACGTGACGAGGAGAGCCGCACCACATAAGACACATGAGGATTTGCAGCAAGATCAGAGGCCGGCGGAAGAGGTGGCCATGGCGAAGAAAAGGACGAGAAGGTCCACAAGATCCAAGGTTACAACAGCAGCACGGAAGGGGCAGAAAG GGTCTGAAGTTGATCCTAATGAGCATGAAGTTGTTCCCAAGGTGGAGGAGGCCGCAAAACCACAGGAAGGCGAGAATGAGACAAGGAAGGTCACAGTGTATAAGGCACAGGAGGAGGTGCAGCCAGGCCAGGTGACAGTGGCACCAGAGGCTATAGCAGCTGTGGAGGCAGAAGAAGTGGCCACGGCAAAGAGAAAGAGAaggaggccaacaagatccAAGGTGAGGGTGGCGGCATGTAAGGACCAGAAAG CTGATTCTTCTGATGCAGTCAACGAGCCTACAGTAAGTGATGATCCTAAGGAAGAGCAGGTGGTTCAGGTAGTGGAGGAAGGGCCAACAAAGCCCAATGAAG AAGAACGAGAGCAAATCAGTAATGTTCGGCCGTTTGCTTCCCTGCCAAAACTGGTGGATTCACCAATCCTTGGCGTTGTGTCCAAGCCCAATGCAGCAGATGCTTCTGACAAGGTAGCAGTTGCAGATGAGGAGgctatcaaggaagatgatttCACTTTCACTGGTGAGGCTGATCTGTCCAAGCTTCTTGTCAACACACTTGACAGATTTGCAAAGCCTATGTATGTGTCCACAGACAAAGAGGAGAAGAAAGGTAGTGAGTGTTGGTGGATGCTTCTATAA
- the LOC8079703 gene encoding uncharacterized protein LOC8079703 isoform X1 gives MDFDSLPRRELQALCKSNGIRANMSNAAMAEALRCLPSVDRTDEIGRTVPPPPPPPMSAMKEVTNMEEQTHGSLLPRGGRARAKTRMVAAGNTEEDVADQASLTLQGCQRTVARKAAVPPETAEVIREEQEHGRPRGGRARGKTRKAGARKTEEEKDVVPAPNTLPGNKRTVAEEAAAASVDAEEVAVGMRMRRSARSKVKIVLDQKEEDVQAAVRKEHKGAIASAVVSDKRCGYSEEHAVVIAVEEEVAKTQEGQNMTKRAAPYKTHEDLQQDQRMVKEVAAAKKRTRRSTKSKVAAAARKGQKADSSDTTVGPEVDPKEDEVVPKVEECTKPQEGKNETRKATVYKAREEVQPGQVTIAPEAMAAVPQEGQNVTRRAAPHKTHEDLQQDQRPAEEVAMAKKRTRRSTRSKVTTAARKGQKADSSDTTIGSEVDPNEHEVVPKVEEAAKPQEGENETRKVTVYKAQEEVQPGQVTVAPEAIAAVEAEEVATAKRKRRRPTRSKVRVAACKDQKADSSDAVNEPTVSDDPKEEQVVQVVEEGPTKPNEEEREQISNVRPFASLPKLVDSPILGVVSKPNAADASDKVAVADEEAIKEDDFTFTGEADLSKLLVNTLDRFAKPMYVSTDKEEKKGSECWWMLL, from the exons atggattTCGATTCCCTCCCTCGCCGAGAGCTCCAGGCGCTCTGCAAGAGCAATGGCATCCGTGCGAACATGTCCAACGCGGCCATGGCGGAAGCGCTTCGGTGTCTCCCCTCG GTGGACAGGACCGACGAGATCGGGAGgacggtgccgccgccgccgccgccgccgatgtcGGCGATGAAGGAGGTGACTAATATGGAGGAGCAGACGCACGGGTCTCTGCTCCCCCGGGGCGGCCGTGCGCGAGCCAAAACAAGGATGGTCGCAGCGGGTAATACGGAAGAGGATGTGGCAGACCAAGCCAGCTTAACCTTGCAGGGGTGCCAGAGGACGGTGGCACGGAAGGCTGCGGTGCCCCCGGAAACGGCAGAGGTGATCAGAGAGGAGCAGGAGCACGGGCGCCCTCGCGGTGGCCGTGCACGGGGGAAGACAAGGAAGGCCGGGGCACGTAAgacggaggaggagaaggacgTGGTGCCGGCCCCAAACACCTTGCCGGGGAACAAGAGGACGGTGGCAGAGGAGGCTGCCGCGGCATCTGTGGATGCGGAAGAGGTGGCCGTAGGAATGAGGATGAGAAGGTCAGCGAGATCCAAGGTGAAGATCGTGTTGGATCAGAAAGAGGAGGACGTACAAGCGGCAGTCCGGAAGGAGCACAAAG GGGCCATTGCGTCTGCAGTAGTTTCAGATAAGAGGTGCGGTTATTCTGAAGAGCATGCAGTAGTCATTGCGGTGGAAGAAGAGGTCGCAAAGACACAGGAAGGTCAAAACATGACGAAGAGAGCTGCACCATATAAGACACATGAGGATTTGCAGCAGGATCAGAGGATGGTGAAAGAGGTGGCTGCGGCGAAGAAAAGGACGAGAAGGTCCACAAAATCCAAGGTAGCAGCGGCAGCACGCAAGGGGCAGAAAG CTGATTCTTCTGACACAACCGTTGGGCCTGAAGTTGATCCTAAAGAGGACGAAGTTGTTCCCAAGGTGGAGGAGTGCACAAAACCACAGGAAGGCAAGAATGAGACAAGGAAGGCCACAGTGTACAAGGCACGAGAGGAGGTGCAGCCAGGCCAGGTGACAATAGCACCAGAGGCTATGGCAGCTGTGCCACAGGAAGGTCAAAACGTGACGAGGAGAGCCGCACCACATAAGACACATGAGGATTTGCAGCAAGATCAGAGGCCGGCGGAAGAGGTGGCCATGGCGAAGAAAAGGACGAGAAGGTCCACAAGATCCAAGGTTACAACAGCAGCACGGAAGGGGCAGAAAG CTGATTCTTCTGACACAACCATAGGGTCTGAAGTTGATCCTAATGAGCATGAAGTTGTTCCCAAGGTGGAGGAGGCCGCAAAACCACAGGAAGGCGAGAATGAGACAAGGAAGGTCACAGTGTATAAGGCACAGGAGGAGGTGCAGCCAGGCCAGGTGACAGTGGCACCAGAGGCTATAGCAGCTGTGGAGGCAGAAGAAGTGGCCACGGCAAAGAGAAAGAGAaggaggccaacaagatccAAGGTGAGGGTGGCGGCATGTAAGGACCAGAAAG CTGATTCTTCTGATGCAGTCAACGAGCCTACAGTAAGTGATGATCCTAAGGAAGAGCAGGTGGTTCAGGTAGTGGAGGAAGGGCCAACAAAGCCCAATGAAG AAGAACGAGAGCAAATCAGTAATGTTCGGCCGTTTGCTTCCCTGCCAAAACTGGTGGATTCACCAATCCTTGGCGTTGTGTCCAAGCCCAATGCAGCAGATGCTTCTGACAAGGTAGCAGTTGCAGATGAGGAGgctatcaaggaagatgatttCACTTTCACTGGTGAGGCTGATCTGTCCAAGCTTCTTGTCAACACACTTGACAGATTTGCAAAGCCTATGTATGTGTCCACAGACAAAGAGGAGAAGAAAGGTAGTGAGTGTTGGTGGATGCTTCTATAA
- the LOC8079703 gene encoding uncharacterized protein LOC8079703 isoform X4, with protein sequence MDFDSLPRRELQALCKSNGIRANMSNAAMAEALRCLPSVDRTDEIGRTVPPPPPPPMSAMKEVTNMEEQTHGSLLPRGGRARAKTRMVAAGNTEEDVADQASLTLQGCQRTVARKAAVPPETAEVIREEQEHGRPRGGRARGKTRKAGARKTEEEKDVVPAPNTLPGNKRTVAEEAAAASVDAEEVAVGMRMRRSARSKVKIVLDQKEEDVQAAVRKEHKGAIASAVVSDKRCGYSEEHAVVIAVEEEVAKTQEGQNMTKRAAPYKTHEDLQQDQRMVKEVAAAKKRTRRSTKSKVAAAARKGQKADSSDTTVGPEVDPKEDEVVPKVEECTKPQEGKNETRKATVYKAREEVQPGQVTIAPEAMAAVPQEGQNVTRRAAPHKTHEDLQQDQRPAEEVAMAKKRTRRSTRSKVTTAARKGQKADSSDTTIGSEVDPNEHEVVPKVEEAAKPQEGENETRKVTVYKAQEEVQPGQVTVAPEAIAAVEAEEVATAKRKRRRPTRSKVRVAACKDQKVNEPTVSDDPKEEQVVQVVEEGPTKPNEEREQISNVRPFASLPKLVDSPILGVVSKPNAADASDKVAVADEEAIKEDDFTFTGEADLSKLLVNTLDRFAKPMYVSTDKEEKKGSECWWMLL encoded by the exons atggattTCGATTCCCTCCCTCGCCGAGAGCTCCAGGCGCTCTGCAAGAGCAATGGCATCCGTGCGAACATGTCCAACGCGGCCATGGCGGAAGCGCTTCGGTGTCTCCCCTCG GTGGACAGGACCGACGAGATCGGGAGgacggtgccgccgccgccgccgccgccgatgtcGGCGATGAAGGAGGTGACTAATATGGAGGAGCAGACGCACGGGTCTCTGCTCCCCCGGGGCGGCCGTGCGCGAGCCAAAACAAGGATGGTCGCAGCGGGTAATACGGAAGAGGATGTGGCAGACCAAGCCAGCTTAACCTTGCAGGGGTGCCAGAGGACGGTGGCACGGAAGGCTGCGGTGCCCCCGGAAACGGCAGAGGTGATCAGAGAGGAGCAGGAGCACGGGCGCCCTCGCGGTGGCCGTGCACGGGGGAAGACAAGGAAGGCCGGGGCACGTAAgacggaggaggagaaggacgTGGTGCCGGCCCCAAACACCTTGCCGGGGAACAAGAGGACGGTGGCAGAGGAGGCTGCCGCGGCATCTGTGGATGCGGAAGAGGTGGCCGTAGGAATGAGGATGAGAAGGTCAGCGAGATCCAAGGTGAAGATCGTGTTGGATCAGAAAGAGGAGGACGTACAAGCGGCAGTCCGGAAGGAGCACAAAG GGGCCATTGCGTCTGCAGTAGTTTCAGATAAGAGGTGCGGTTATTCTGAAGAGCATGCAGTAGTCATTGCGGTGGAAGAAGAGGTCGCAAAGACACAGGAAGGTCAAAACATGACGAAGAGAGCTGCACCATATAAGACACATGAGGATTTGCAGCAGGATCAGAGGATGGTGAAAGAGGTGGCTGCGGCGAAGAAAAGGACGAGAAGGTCCACAAAATCCAAGGTAGCAGCGGCAGCACGCAAGGGGCAGAAAG CTGATTCTTCTGACACAACCGTTGGGCCTGAAGTTGATCCTAAAGAGGACGAAGTTGTTCCCAAGGTGGAGGAGTGCACAAAACCACAGGAAGGCAAGAATGAGACAAGGAAGGCCACAGTGTACAAGGCACGAGAGGAGGTGCAGCCAGGCCAGGTGACAATAGCACCAGAGGCTATGGCAGCTGTGCCACAGGAAGGTCAAAACGTGACGAGGAGAGCCGCACCACATAAGACACATGAGGATTTGCAGCAAGATCAGAGGCCGGCGGAAGAGGTGGCCATGGCGAAGAAAAGGACGAGAAGGTCCACAAGATCCAAGGTTACAACAGCAGCACGGAAGGGGCAGAAAG CTGATTCTTCTGACACAACCATAGGGTCTGAAGTTGATCCTAATGAGCATGAAGTTGTTCCCAAGGTGGAGGAGGCCGCAAAACCACAGGAAGGCGAGAATGAGACAAGGAAGGTCACAGTGTATAAGGCACAGGAGGAGGTGCAGCCAGGCCAGGTGACAGTGGCACCAGAGGCTATAGCAGCTGTGGAGGCAGAAGAAGTGGCCACGGCAAAGAGAAAGAGAaggaggccaacaagatccAAGGTGAGGGTGGCGGCATGTAAGGACCAGAAAG TCAACGAGCCTACAGTAAGTGATGATCCTAAGGAAGAGCAGGTGGTTCAGGTAGTGGAGGAAGGGCCAACAAAGCCCAATGAAG AACGAGAGCAAATCAGTAATGTTCGGCCGTTTGCTTCCCTGCCAAAACTGGTGGATTCACCAATCCTTGGCGTTGTGTCCAAGCCCAATGCAGCAGATGCTTCTGACAAGGTAGCAGTTGCAGATGAGGAGgctatcaaggaagatgatttCACTTTCACTGGTGAGGCTGATCTGTCCAAGCTTCTTGTCAACACACTTGACAGATTTGCAAAGCCTATGTATGTGTCCACAGACAAAGAGGAGAAGAAAGGTAGTGAGTGTTGGTGGATGCTTCTATAA
- the LOC8079703 gene encoding uncharacterized protein LOC8079703 isoform X2 has protein sequence MDFDSLPRRELQALCKSNGIRANMSNAAMAEALRCLPSVDRTDEIGRTVPPPPPPPMSAMKEVTNMEEQTHGSLLPRGGRARAKTRMVAAGNTEEDVADQASLTLQGCQRTVARKAAVPPETAEVIREEQEHGRPRGGRARGKTRKAGARKTEEEKDVVPAPNTLPGNKRTVAEEAAAASVDAEEVAVGMRMRRSARSKVKIVLDQKEEDVQAAVRKEHKGAIASAVVSDKRCGYSEEHAVVIAVEEEVAKTQEGQNMTKRAAPYKTHEDLQQDQRMVKEVAAAKKRTRRSTKSKVAAAARKGQKADSSDTTVGPEVDPKEDEVVPKVEECTKPQEGKNETRKATVYKAREEVQPGQVTIAPEAMAAVPQEGQNVTRRAAPHKTHEDLQQDQRPAEEVAMAKKRTRRSTRSKVTTAARKGQKADSSDTTIGSEVDPNEHEVVPKVEEAAKPQEGENETRKVTVYKAQEEVQPGQVTVAPEAIAAVEAEEVATAKRKRRRPTRSKVRVAACKDQKADSSDAVNEPTVSDDPKEEQVVQVVEEGPTKPNEEREQISNVRPFASLPKLVDSPILGVVSKPNAADASDKVAVADEEAIKEDDFTFTGEADLSKLLVNTLDRFAKPMYVSTDKEEKKGSECWWMLL, from the exons atggattTCGATTCCCTCCCTCGCCGAGAGCTCCAGGCGCTCTGCAAGAGCAATGGCATCCGTGCGAACATGTCCAACGCGGCCATGGCGGAAGCGCTTCGGTGTCTCCCCTCG GTGGACAGGACCGACGAGATCGGGAGgacggtgccgccgccgccgccgccgccgatgtcGGCGATGAAGGAGGTGACTAATATGGAGGAGCAGACGCACGGGTCTCTGCTCCCCCGGGGCGGCCGTGCGCGAGCCAAAACAAGGATGGTCGCAGCGGGTAATACGGAAGAGGATGTGGCAGACCAAGCCAGCTTAACCTTGCAGGGGTGCCAGAGGACGGTGGCACGGAAGGCTGCGGTGCCCCCGGAAACGGCAGAGGTGATCAGAGAGGAGCAGGAGCACGGGCGCCCTCGCGGTGGCCGTGCACGGGGGAAGACAAGGAAGGCCGGGGCACGTAAgacggaggaggagaaggacgTGGTGCCGGCCCCAAACACCTTGCCGGGGAACAAGAGGACGGTGGCAGAGGAGGCTGCCGCGGCATCTGTGGATGCGGAAGAGGTGGCCGTAGGAATGAGGATGAGAAGGTCAGCGAGATCCAAGGTGAAGATCGTGTTGGATCAGAAAGAGGAGGACGTACAAGCGGCAGTCCGGAAGGAGCACAAAG GGGCCATTGCGTCTGCAGTAGTTTCAGATAAGAGGTGCGGTTATTCTGAAGAGCATGCAGTAGTCATTGCGGTGGAAGAAGAGGTCGCAAAGACACAGGAAGGTCAAAACATGACGAAGAGAGCTGCACCATATAAGACACATGAGGATTTGCAGCAGGATCAGAGGATGGTGAAAGAGGTGGCTGCGGCGAAGAAAAGGACGAGAAGGTCCACAAAATCCAAGGTAGCAGCGGCAGCACGCAAGGGGCAGAAAG CTGATTCTTCTGACACAACCGTTGGGCCTGAAGTTGATCCTAAAGAGGACGAAGTTGTTCCCAAGGTGGAGGAGTGCACAAAACCACAGGAAGGCAAGAATGAGACAAGGAAGGCCACAGTGTACAAGGCACGAGAGGAGGTGCAGCCAGGCCAGGTGACAATAGCACCAGAGGCTATGGCAGCTGTGCCACAGGAAGGTCAAAACGTGACGAGGAGAGCCGCACCACATAAGACACATGAGGATTTGCAGCAAGATCAGAGGCCGGCGGAAGAGGTGGCCATGGCGAAGAAAAGGACGAGAAGGTCCACAAGATCCAAGGTTACAACAGCAGCACGGAAGGGGCAGAAAG CTGATTCTTCTGACACAACCATAGGGTCTGAAGTTGATCCTAATGAGCATGAAGTTGTTCCCAAGGTGGAGGAGGCCGCAAAACCACAGGAAGGCGAGAATGAGACAAGGAAGGTCACAGTGTATAAGGCACAGGAGGAGGTGCAGCCAGGCCAGGTGACAGTGGCACCAGAGGCTATAGCAGCTGTGGAGGCAGAAGAAGTGGCCACGGCAAAGAGAAAGAGAaggaggccaacaagatccAAGGTGAGGGTGGCGGCATGTAAGGACCAGAAAG CTGATTCTTCTGATGCAGTCAACGAGCCTACAGTAAGTGATGATCCTAAGGAAGAGCAGGTGGTTCAGGTAGTGGAGGAAGGGCCAACAAAGCCCAATGAAG AACGAGAGCAAATCAGTAATGTTCGGCCGTTTGCTTCCCTGCCAAAACTGGTGGATTCACCAATCCTTGGCGTTGTGTCCAAGCCCAATGCAGCAGATGCTTCTGACAAGGTAGCAGTTGCAGATGAGGAGgctatcaaggaagatgatttCACTTTCACTGGTGAGGCTGATCTGTCCAAGCTTCTTGTCAACACACTTGACAGATTTGCAAAGCCTATGTATGTGTCCACAGACAAAGAGGAGAAGAAAGGTAGTGAGTGTTGGTGGATGCTTCTATAA